One segment of Cyanobacteria bacterium GSL.Bin1 DNA contains the following:
- a CDS encoding transposase, with the protein MLQTTIRRLHDAWDFFRARGYGFPRFKKIGQFKSILFPQFNLSPIFGNTIKLPKLGKVVCNFHRPIPEGFKVKQVRVVRKAVGWFAVLSISSDVDVPQVGYWGRAVGVDIGLLDYLATSDGFRLPRPKFFKDLESELKLLQKRLSRKKKRSKNYDKARKKVERLHNHIAF; encoded by the coding sequence GTGCTTCAAACCACTATTAGACGATTACATGATGCTTGGGACTTTTTTCGCGCTAGGGGATATGGGTTTCCTAGGTTCAAAAAGATTGGACAGTTCAAATCAATCCTTTTCCCTCAATTCAACCTTTCACCTATTTTTGGGAATACAATCAAACTGCCCAAATTAGGTAAAGTTGTGTGCAACTTCCATCGACCGATTCCAGAAGGATTCAAAGTCAAACAAGTGCGAGTGGTGCGAAAAGCAGTTGGTTGGTTTGCCGTTCTCTCTATTTCTTCCGATGTAGATGTACCACAAGTTGGTTACTGGGGGAGAGCGGTAGGTGTTGATATTGGACTTCTGGATTATTTAGCGACTTCTGATGGGTTTCGTTTACCCAGACCAAAGTTTTTCAAGGATCTCGAAAGCGAGCTGAAATTGCTGCAAAAGAGACTGTCCAGGAAAAAGAAAAGGTCGAAAAATTACGATAAAGCCAGAAAGAAAGTAGAGAGACTCCACAATCACATTGCCTTC
- the pstS gene encoding phosphate ABC transporter substrate-binding protein PstS family protein, with protein sequence MVVPKNKLSLKHFSIAGAAALATVALGFTVSEVRSQGNIIAIDGSSTVFPIAEAVAEEFQKESDYNVTVGVSGSGGGFEKFCRGETDISNASRPIKESEAQRCAENGIEFTEMRVAFDGITVVVNPANDWAEAITVEELKTIWEPAAQGSVTNWNDVRSEWPDAQMSLFGPGSDSGTFDYFTEVIVGEEGASRGDYTASEDDSVLVVGVENDQNALGYFGYAYYVENQDGLKALGVDNGEGEPVKPSQQTIESGEYAPLSRPLFMYVSKSAMDKPQVTSYVNFFMDNAPDLVGEVGYVPLSRSAYEEQKIAN encoded by the coding sequence ATGGTAGTACCTAAAAATAAACTTTCACTTAAACATTTTTCTATTGCGGGAGCAGCTGCCCTAGCAACTGTAGCGCTAGGATTCACTGTTTCTGAAGTCCGTTCTCAAGGAAATATCATCGCGATTGATGGTTCGAGCACGGTTTTTCCCATTGCAGAAGCGGTTGCTGAAGAATTCCAAAAAGAGAGTGATTATAACGTCACCGTTGGTGTTTCCGGCAGTGGCGGTGGCTTTGAGAAATTCTGCCGTGGCGAAACTGATATCTCTAATGCCTCCCGTCCGATCAAAGAGTCGGAAGCTCAGAGATGTGCTGAAAATGGTATTGAATTTACCGAAATGCGGGTTGCTTTTGATGGGATCACAGTCGTTGTGAACCCCGCAAATGACTGGGCAGAAGCCATAACCGTTGAGGAACTAAAAACCATTTGGGAACCTGCAGCTCAAGGGTCAGTCACTAACTGGAATGATGTTCGCTCTGAGTGGCCTGATGCGCAAATGAGCTTGTTTGGTCCTGGTTCTGACTCCGGTACCTTTGACTATTTTACAGAAGTAATTGTTGGTGAAGAAGGTGCTAGCCGAGGCGACTACACGGCCAGTGAAGATGACAGTGTTTTGGTTGTTGGTGTGGAAAATGATCAAAATGCTCTTGGCTATTTTGGTTATGCCTACTACGTTGAAAACCAAGATGGTCTGAAAGCACTGGGTGTTGATAATGGAGAAGGTGAGCCGGTTAAGCCCAGCCAGCAAACCATTGAAAGTGGTGAGTATGCGCCCTTATCTCGTCCGCTGTTCATGTATGTGAGCAAATCTGCTATGGATAAGCCCCAAGTCACCTCTTATGTTAACTTTTTCATGGACAATGCCCCTGATCTGGTTGGTGAAGTTGGGTATGTTCCCCTCTCCCGAAGCGCTTACGAAGAGCAGAAAATTGCCAATTAA
- a CDS encoding alkaline phosphatase encodes MAKNIITIVPDGMGWEMARAGAIAKLIDEGHEGETLDDFFTEGKGEGSSFMELDGFTWATTYPMTVDGDKGNSAFEGDPFERPTGEGELREGFEEENFEFDPTFNPEQDPEGGNLVGWDVERGGPNPWTTPDKEYIKEGYTGSSQAGTNIFAGEKTYNPALGVDLFEQPVESIMDIAEELGKSTGTISDVPVNHATPSSPVVGVNHRNKLDADYPDMDNVLQQMLRGDTEVDLMLGGGHPLDQGNFSGTGGGFNWRYITEDNYEHLSNNPNAEDNRYGVNFLERGPGASEELMETVAELDPTAGDRLFGLYGARGQNGNLPMRSGDGSYDRTGYNTFAHRSSQLESEDGEFVDPEYARPLMPGESEEEFIERELDENPTIMDMAQSSLDFLSKDEDGFFLQLELGDYDWVLHDNNLDAMLGRHQDLDQTVELVVDWIEENGGWEENLLMVVPDHDHYLTLNDNFPELYREKGPEALTEAFDPKEAGHFWGSDAEDKYQWGTHTNRPVPIYYQGEGSEILDNLIGEGYEVFGEQVPGIENQIDLVHIFETMKEALLSSEEAPEQPRLPIFGSSEDDILEGTIDFEGDGDLIFTGDGNNLVDASLTLGGNRIYGGNDNDELFAGTNDRIFAGGGDDILDSSQGSGNNRLYGESGNNIFIAGNNDRLIGGDDNDRFFLSEGQGNNTVTGGLGEDQFWLGAGQLPNELNIITDFTAGEDVLGLGGLDLEFSGLSIGESEETPENTVIGVNDQDLAVLLNVEADSLTEANFVFV; translated from the coding sequence ATGGCGAAAAATATTATTACAATTGTTCCCGATGGGATGGGATGGGAAATGGCCCGTGCCGGCGCGATCGCGAAATTAATCGATGAAGGACATGAAGGAGAAACCCTTGATGACTTTTTCACTGAAGGGAAAGGGGAAGGCTCAAGTTTTATGGAGCTAGACGGCTTCACTTGGGCAACCACCTACCCAATGACTGTTGATGGCGATAAAGGCAATTCTGCTTTTGAGGGAGATCCTTTTGAGCGTCCTACCGGAGAAGGAGAACTTCGAGAAGGGTTTGAGGAGGAAAATTTTGAGTTTGATCCCACCTTTAACCCAGAACAAGACCCTGAGGGAGGAAATCTTGTTGGCTGGGATGTTGAGCGAGGCGGTCCCAATCCTTGGACGACTCCTGACAAGGAATATATCAAAGAAGGATATACTGGCTCTTCCCAAGCCGGGACAAATATTTTCGCTGGCGAGAAAACTTATAATCCTGCTTTAGGGGTTGATCTCTTTGAGCAACCAGTAGAAAGCATCATGGACATCGCCGAAGAACTGGGCAAATCCACTGGGACAATCTCTGATGTGCCTGTTAACCATGCGACCCCATCGAGCCCAGTCGTTGGCGTTAACCATCGTAATAAGCTCGATGCAGATTATCCGGACATGGATAATGTCCTGCAACAGATGTTACGGGGTGATACAGAAGTTGACCTCATGCTAGGAGGTGGCCATCCTTTGGATCAAGGAAACTTCAGTGGAACAGGTGGTGGATTCAACTGGCGCTATATTACCGAAGACAACTACGAGCATCTCAGCAATAATCCTAATGCTGAAGATAATCGCTATGGAGTTAATTTCCTTGAGCGTGGTCCAGGTGCTTCAGAAGAATTAATGGAAACCGTGGCAGAGCTTGATCCCACTGCAGGTGATCGCCTTTTCGGTCTCTATGGTGCTCGGGGTCAAAATGGGAACCTGCCCATGCGAAGTGGAGATGGGAGTTACGACCGCACGGGTTATAATACCTTCGCCCACCGCAGTTCTCAACTTGAGAGCGAAGACGGAGAATTTGTTGATCCCGAATATGCTCGTCCTTTAATGCCCGGTGAAAGCGAGGAAGAATTCATTGAGCGAGAACTAGATGAAAACCCTACCATTATGGATATGGCGCAATCTTCCTTAGACTTTCTAAGTAAGGATGAAGATGGGTTTTTCTTGCAACTGGAACTCGGTGACTATGATTGGGTTCTTCACGACAATAATTTAGATGCCATGTTGGGTCGGCATCAAGATCTTGACCAAACAGTGGAATTAGTCGTGGATTGGATTGAAGAAAATGGCGGTTGGGAAGAAAATCTGTTGATGGTTGTTCCTGACCACGATCACTACTTAACCTTAAATGATAACTTCCCTGAACTTTATCGTGAAAAAGGTCCGGAAGCTCTCACGGAAGCATTTGATCCCAAAGAAGCTGGACACTTTTGGGGATCGGATGCAGAAGATAAATACCAGTGGGGGACTCATACCAACCGCCCTGTTCCAATTTATTATCAAGGTGAAGGTTCAGAAATTCTTGATAACTTAATTGGAGAAGGATATGAAGTGTTCGGGGAGCAAGTTCCTGGGATTGAAAACCAGATCGATCTGGTTCACATCTTTGAAACGATGAAGGAAGCCTTGCTGAGTTCAGAAGAAGCTCCAGAACAGCCAAGATTACCTATATTTGGTAGCTCTGAGGACGATATTTTAGAAGGCACCATTGATTTTGAAGGAGATGGAGATCTCATCTTCACTGGCGATGGCAATAATCTAGTTGATGCTTCCCTTACTCTCGGTGGTAATCGAATTTATGGAGGTAACGATAACGACGAATTATTTGCTGGCACCAATGATCGCATCTTTGCTGGTGGTGGGGATGATATCCTTGATTCTTCCCAAGGGAGTGGTAATAATCGCCTCTATGGAGAGTCTGGAAACAATATCTTTATTGCTGGCAACAATGATCGGCTCATTGGGGGTGACGATAATGACCGTTTCTTCCTCTCTGAAGGTCAAGGCAATAATACTGTAACCGGTGGACTTGGTGAAGATCAGTTCTGGTTAGGAGCAGGTCAGTTGCCTAATGAACTCAACATTATTACTGACTTTACTGCTGGAGAAGATGTTCTTGGGTTAGGAGGACTTGACTTAGAATTCTCTGGTCTCAGTATTGGCGAGAGTGAAGAGACCCCTGAAAACACTGTCATTGGCGTGAATGACCAAGATCTTGCAGTGCTGTTAAATGTGGAAGCAGATTCACTAACTGAAGCTAACTTTGTATTTGTGTAA